One genomic window of Leptospira paudalimensis includes the following:
- a CDS encoding alkaline phosphatase D family protein: MKHFFFILLCLSSLTIPLLAKDSKTLSIGFGSCLHQEKESPILKTIQSEKLNYLIMLGDNIYSDQLSANDKIPAYEKQFNRPEWKAIQKDTKLLFTWDDHDYGVNDSGAEYGDKINSRNIFLKYVLPMMPKQISLGTENNEGIFYSYWIPFQGKKIHIVIPDTRYFRSPLEKSFYSFLTGKSQYRPSSDTTRTILGQEQWEWLTKELSKPSDLLIFVSSIQVLPTEQPFEKWNNFPHERERLLLALQNAKTKGLLLVSGDRHIAEIHEYKIQNKSSLIEITSSSLNLPLPFLPLEYDSELKIGTAYKNENYGTIQISLKDGMLHWSTSIKDVKGNSVLEIQSNLPADQLEKK, encoded by the coding sequence ATGAAACATTTTTTCTTTATCCTTCTATGTCTTAGTTCACTTACCATTCCTCTGCTAGCAAAGGATTCAAAAACTCTTTCGATTGGATTTGGTTCTTGTTTACACCAAGAAAAAGAAAGCCCGATTCTAAAAACCATCCAATCAGAAAAATTGAACTACTTGATCATGTTAGGTGATAATATTTATTCAGACCAATTGTCTGCAAATGATAAAATTCCAGCTTATGAAAAACAATTCAATCGACCAGAATGGAAAGCCATTCAGAAAGACACCAAACTACTGTTTACTTGGGACGACCATGATTACGGAGTCAATGATAGTGGTGCAGAATATGGTGACAAAATAAATTCCAGAAATATATTTTTAAAATACGTTTTGCCAATGATGCCAAAACAAATCTCTCTTGGCACAGAAAATAACGAAGGGATCTTCTATTCGTATTGGATACCATTTCAGGGAAAAAAGATCCATATTGTCATTCCCGATACACGTTACTTTCGTTCTCCATTAGAGAAGAGTTTTTATTCTTTTTTGACTGGCAAAAGCCAATATCGTCCTTCTTCCGATACAACTCGAACCATTTTGGGACAAGAGCAGTGGGAATGGCTTACAAAAGAACTATCAAAACCTTCCGATTTACTCATTTTTGTATCCAGCATCCAAGTATTACCAACGGAACAACCATTTGAAAAATGGAATAATTTTCCACATGAACGAGAAAGGTTATTGTTAGCCTTACAAAATGCTAAGACAAAGGGATTGTTACTTGTATCAGGAGACAGGCATATTGCCGAAATCCATGAATACAAAATCCAAAATAAATCGTCTTTGATTGAGATTACATCCAGTTCACTCAATTTGCCTCTTCCATTTTTACCTTTAGAATATGATTCCGAATTGAAAATTGGGACTGCTTACAAAAATGAAAACTATGGAACCATTCAAATTTCTTTGAAAGATGGGATGTTACATTGGTCGACATCCATCAAGGATGTAAAAGGGAATTCTGTTTTAGAGATTCAATCTAATTTGCCAGCGGACCAGTTA
- a CDS encoding Ig domain-containing protein yields MGKKIDNNRYAKILMMISLVFVLLNCSDNSSSNFANWVEGILLVVKVPQVDTSNESNEPTLENEFEIHSITPDVLLENTNFVITGKNLLSLSPNELWGEGGDKYVSFTNTSDDEIQAQVKVCPNSMIEVLIVSPSKGKEKRLLPCLGSFHYSFRSYFLETNQEIENFEPRALNPSLQGLVNLGEIVFGIEPKLPSGISFDSKTGIVTGVPTNSTNQMFQSFQVTASLKTNPELKIHSEFRLIVLTNEEKNNRTCREISATSTCNGPSPHVCSNSGKCFMSKLACISDSECGL; encoded by the coding sequence ATGGGGAAAAAAATCGATAACAATCGTTATGCAAAAATTCTAATGATGATTTCATTGGTTTTCGTTTTACTTAATTGTTCCGACAATTCGAGTTCAAATTTTGCTAATTGGGTGGAAGGAATCCTTCTTGTGGTCAAAGTGCCACAAGTTGATACATCGAATGAATCAAATGAGCCAACATTAGAGAATGAATTTGAGATCCACTCCATCACACCAGACGTACTTTTGGAAAATACTAATTTTGTGATCACTGGAAAAAATCTTCTATCGTTATCTCCGAATGAATTGTGGGGAGAAGGTGGTGATAAGTATGTTTCCTTTACAAACACTTCTGATGATGAAATTCAGGCCCAAGTGAAAGTATGTCCCAATTCCATGATCGAAGTTCTAATTGTCAGTCCATCGAAAGGAAAAGAAAAACGACTTTTGCCATGTCTCGGATCGTTTCATTATTCGTTCCGTTCTTACTTTTTGGAAACCAACCAAGAGATCGAAAATTTTGAACCAAGGGCTTTGAATCCTTCCTTACAAGGGTTAGTGAATTTAGGTGAGATTGTGTTTGGAATTGAACCTAAGCTTCCGAGTGGAATTTCTTTCGATTCCAAAACAGGAATTGTAACGGGTGTCCCCACTAATTCTACCAATCAAATGTTTCAGTCATTTCAAGTGACAGCTTCTTTAAAAACGAATCCAGAACTCAAAATCCATTCTGAATTTAGACTCATTGTTCTAACCAATGAAGAAAAAAACAACAGAACCTGTCGTGAGATTTCTGCTACATCAACTTGTAATGGTCCATCACCTCATGTTTGTTCCAACAGTGGAAAATGTTTTATGAGTAAACTCGCGTGTATCTCAGACAGTGAATGTGGTCTTTAA
- a CDS encoding SRPBCC family protein: protein MPTEITISASITSDRKKVWEYYTNASHITSWNFADPSWHCPAAKVDLVSGGKYFARMEAKDGSFGFDFEAIFDEVKDFQSLSYTMPDGRKVKVQFLEKSPNTEVVVVFDAENENPVEMQKDGWQSILNNFKHYVETN from the coding sequence ATGCCTACAGAAATTACAATAAGCGCGTCCATCACTTCCGATCGAAAAAAAGTTTGGGAATATTATACAAACGCATCTCACATTACATCTTGGAATTTTGCAGATCCCTCTTGGCATTGTCCAGCTGCAAAAGTGGATTTAGTATCGGGAGGAAAGTATTTTGCAAGGATGGAAGCAAAAGATGGAAGTTTTGGATTCGATTTTGAAGCCATTTTCGATGAAGTGAAAGATTTTCAATCATTGTCATACACAATGCCTGACGGACGAAAGGTGAAGGTTCAATTTTTGGAAAAATCTCCCAATACAGAAGTGGTTGTTGTTTTTGATGCAGAGAATGAAAATCCAGTGGAAATGCAAAAAGATGGATGGCAATCAATCTTAAATAATTTCAAACACTATGTTGAAACAAATTAA
- a CDS encoding MBL fold metallo-hydrolase, translating into MLISLSIVVLFSISFFQCKAFGKDPEGSHKELIQKSTHYDHSREQFVNRRPDVLEKMREGQNFFSLFVKFMFGGDKYQKPSVKLPEEKPNFQEFLKPDESIKFIWFGHSTFLVNIEGTILLFDPVFSGSAAPFAIMVKRFQDAVVKLEELPKIDYIIISHDHYDHLDMETIDFFKSKETRFLTPLGVTSHLKEWGIPEDRFTELDWWEKFSIGKIQIVCTPAQHFSGRRGMNGNQTLWSSWTVIGEKERFYFSGDSGYDIHFKQIGDTYGPFDLTFIENGQYNPMWEAVHVLPEQTAKAHLDLKGKRLVPVHWGMFNLSLHSWYEPAENIERESKKYNIDLMTPKFGQLVKLKEPNLLERWWKKYIETD; encoded by the coding sequence ATTCTCATATCCTTATCAATCGTCGTTTTATTTTCAATTTCATTTTTCCAATGTAAGGCGTTTGGAAAAGACCCAGAAGGTTCCCATAAGGAATTGATTCAAAAATCAACTCATTACGATCATTCACGCGAACAGTTCGTCAATCGACGGCCAGATGTACTGGAGAAAATGAGGGAAGGTCAAAACTTCTTTTCTCTTTTCGTTAAGTTTATGTTTGGTGGTGACAAATACCAGAAACCTTCCGTAAAATTACCTGAAGAAAAACCAAACTTTCAGGAATTTTTAAAACCTGACGAAAGTATCAAATTTATTTGGTTTGGGCATTCTACATTCCTTGTGAACATAGAAGGAACCATTTTACTTTTTGATCCAGTTTTTTCTGGGTCAGCAGCACCCTTTGCCATTATGGTCAAACGATTCCAGGATGCTGTTGTGAAATTAGAAGAATTACCAAAAATCGATTATATCATTATCTCGCATGACCATTACGATCATTTGGATATGGAAACGATCGATTTTTTTAAATCCAAAGAAACTCGTTTTCTAACTCCACTCGGTGTTACATCCCACTTAAAAGAATGGGGGATACCTGAAGATCGGTTCACAGAACTTGATTGGTGGGAAAAGTTTTCCATAGGAAAAATTCAAATCGTTTGTACACCTGCCCAACATTTTTCTGGTAGGAGAGGGATGAATGGAAACCAAACCCTTTGGTCTTCTTGGACAGTGATTGGTGAAAAAGAACGATTTTATTTTAGTGGGGATTCTGGTTACGATATCCACTTCAAACAAATCGGAGATACATACGGTCCCTTTGATTTGACCTTTATTGAAAATGGACAATACAATCCTATGTGGGAAGCGGTTCATGTTTTACCAGAACAAACTGCAAAAGCACATTTGGATTTAAAGGGAAAACGATTGGTGCCTGTCCATTGGGGAATGTTTAATTTATCCCTTCATAGTTGGTATGAACCTGCTGAAAACATTGAAAGAGAATCAAAAAAGTATAACATTGATTTGATGACTCCAAAATTTGGACAGTTGGTAAAACTAAAAGAACCAAATCTTTTGGAACGGTGGTGGAAAAAATACATAGAAACCGATTGA